In the bacterium genome, TCTGTTCGAGGTAGTGGCAGTCGTTGGTGGCGACGAGCGGAACCGATATCTCTTTGCTCAGGACCATCAGCGCTTCGTTGACCTTCCGCTGCTCGGGGAGGCCGTTTTCCATCATCTCCAGATAGTAATTCCCCTCGCCGAAGATCTTCAGATGCTCTTTGGCTATCTCTTTCGCCTTTTCCATCCTCCCCTTGCGGATGTTAAAGGGGACTTCGCCCTGGAGACACGCCGAAAGCGCGATAAGCCCCTCCGAATGGGCGGCCAGAAGCTCTCTGTCCATGCGGGGCTTGTAGTAGAAGCCGTGGCGGTTGGCGGCGCTCACGAGACGGCAGAGGTTCCGGTACCCCTTCTCGTTTCTGGCCAACAGAATTAAATGATAATAGTGCTCGCCGTCGGGGCCGGGGGAGCGGTCGCGCATGTTTCCCGGCGCGATGTACGCCTCGCAGCCGATAATCGGCTTTATCCCCGCCTTCAGGGCGTCCTTGTAGAAATCCACCGTGCCGAACATAGCGCCGTGGTCGGTCATGGCGAGCGAGGGGAAGCGGAACTCCTTCGCCTTTTTGAAAAGGTCCGAAAGGCGTATCGCACCGTCCAGCAGGCTGTATTCCGTGTGGAGGTGAAGATGGGTAAAGGAAGCGTGGGATCTGTCAGACATATCATCGCTCATTCTATGTTCTGGACCTGCTCGCGGATTCTTTCCAGCTCGGATTTCATTTCGACCACTATCGCGGAGGAATCGGCGTCGGGAGTCTTGGAGCCGATGGTGTTGACCTCGCGGTTCATCTCCTGAATGAGGAAATCTATCTTCCTGCCGACCGCGCCCTCCAGCGAGAGCATTTCGAGGAACTTTTCGATGTGGCTCCGAAGCCTCACCAGCTCCTCGTTCACGTCCACCCTGTCGGCGAAGAGGGCTATCTCCACGGCGAGGCGCTCGGCGACCGTGGCGTCGAAGATCACCTCGGGGACAAGCTCCCCTATCCTCTTTTCCAGCCGGAGCTTCTGCTCCGCGACGATGGAAGACCTTCGCCCCTCGATTTTCCCCATAAGCTCCGTCATTACCGCGAGCTTCCCCTTGAGGTCGCGCAGAAGGTCGTCTCCCTCGCGCCTCCGGAGGGCGTCCAGGTCAAGAAGCGCCTTCTCGAAAACCGGCTTCGCACCCTCCCAAAGCTCTTCCGGGTCGGCGGAAGGCTCCGCCTGCGTGTAGAGCGCGGGAATGGAGAGGAGATGGGCTATCTCTATGTCGCCGCCGATGGAAAGCTCCTTGCGGACCTTCTTCAGGTCCTCGAAGAGGGCCTTTGCGGTTTCGATATTGATGGAGGGGAGCGCGCCGCCGCTGCCGCGCCTGTCCCAGGAGGCGAAGACGCTCACCTGCCCGCGCGAAAGGTGGGCCTTGGCGAGGGTCTGCACGTTCATTTCAAGGATGGAGAGGTTCTGCGGGAGCTTCGCCGTGAAATTGAAATAGCGGTGGTTGACCGTCTTTATCTCGACGATCAGCTTTCTTCCCGCGACGACGGATTCCGCCGTCCCGTAACCGGTCATTGACCGCAACATTATCTTTTCTCTCTCTGCCGGATTTTATACCCGGCCCGAAGGGTGTTGAAAAACTCCACGATCCCGGGTTCGCGGTAATCCGGGTAGGTCCAGTCCAGGAATTTGAACTCCCCGAACTGGAAAAGATACTCTATCTCCGCCCAGATGCCTTTGCCGAGGTAGATGCGGTGTCCGGCGGGCTTTCCCGTCGCCAAAACGAACTGGGTGAGGTTGAGTAGCCCCGGATCGAGGTTGGCGCGTCTTCGGGTCCCTCCGGAAAGTTCGGTTTCCAGCGCGTTGGAACGAAGTTTAACGTCGGCGAGGGTTCCGGGGTCGACGAGTTCCTTCATAACGAAGAACCCCCTGCGTATCCCCTCTCCCATCTCGCGCTCGTAGTAGCCGGTGTGGCCGAAAGGGGCGAATTCCTTAACTTCTCCGATCTCTCCAAAGCTCTCCGCAACCTTCGCGGCCACGGGATCTTCGCCGAGCCCGCCCGACAGGAGGACTCCGAAGACGAGCAGGCAGGGGGCTGGGGGCTGTGGAACGCTCAAGGTGCTTTCAACTTCCTAGACACAGGCGGAAAGGGCTTCTTTAAGCTCCTCCGGCGTTACTACGGCGGTTCCGAGCTTGCCGACGACGATGCCGCTGGCGAGATTGGCGAGGTAAGCCGCATCGGCGATGTCGGCCCCGGCAGCCCAGGCCAGGGTGAAGACCGAGATCGCCGTATCTCCCGCGCCGGTGACGTCAAAGACGTCCCTGGCCATTGTCGGTATATGGGTGGGCGGCCCTTCCCTTCGCACCAGGGTCATGCCCCTCTCGCCCCTTGTGACCAGTATCGACTCGGTCCCGAGTTTTTCCATGAGAGCCTTCCCCGCCGCCGTGGCCTCTTCGTCGGTGGCGGTCCCGATGCCGCTCATCGCCTCGGTCTCGCGCGCGTTGGGCGTTATCACGCTTGCGCCCCGGTAGAGCGAGATATTTACCGGCTTCGGATCGACGCAGACCGGTATCGACTTCTGTTTCGCCAGCGCTATAACCTCGGTCATCAGCTCGGCGTGGACCACCCCCTTGCCGTAGTCGGAGACTATTATCGCCGAGGCCCCGGAAAGGGCCGAGAGGGCGCTCTCCCTCACCTTGCGGGAGACTTCGGGCGAAAGCGGCTTTTTTTCCTCGCGGTCGAAGCGGACGACCTGCTGGTGCTGGGCTATGACGCGGGTCTTTACCGCCGTGGGCCTAAGCCGGTCCACGACGAGGCCGGCGGGCTCGATTCCCGACCCCTTGAGCAGTAGCTCTATCTCGTCGGCCGCGACGTCGAAGCCCACCACGCCGACGGGGCAGGCGTTGCCGCCCAGCGAGCGGATGTTCCTCACGACGTTGGCCGCTCCGCCGAGGAGGTTCTTTTCCTCGCGCACGTCCACCACCGGCACGGGAGCCTCAGGCGAGATGCGATCCACGGTGCCGTACAGGAACCTGTCGAGTATCAGATCGCCTATCACCACCACCTTGCTGCCGCTCATTTTAGCCAGCAGGTGCGGGAGGTTTTTTATCAGCCGCTTTTTTATGTCCACCATCTTGGCATCCGCTCCGGGAGGCTGTTGTCAGGAGAAGTCCGCAAGTGGTTCAGTATACGATTTTTTAGCGCCCGGCAGAAAGGATATCCTTCAGGAGTTTTTCGTGTTCGAGGGCGAGGCGCTCCACGGTAAAGCGTTCGGCGACTATCCTTCTCGCCTCCCGTCCCATGCGCGACCTTCTCTCGGGAGCTTTCACCATATCGAGAATCCCTTTCGCCATCGCGGGAGGATCGGCGGGGGGAACCAGCAACCCGTTGACCCCCTCCTCCACAAGGTCCGGCAAAACGCCGATCCTCGTCGCCAAAAGGGGAACCCCGCACGCCATCCACTCGAGCCCTACCCTGCAGTTGGCCTCGCTGCCGGTGGAGGCCACGACGCCGAGGTCGAAAGAGCGAAGGACGGCGGGCAGATCCGGCCTTCTGCCGGTTATCCTCACCGCCCTTTCCAGGGAGGGGTCGGAGGAAATCTTCTTTCGCACCGCCTTCATCACGTCGTTTTCGGCCAGGTTCTTCACGAGGAGGACGAAGCCGAGGTTTTCCTTCTCCAGCAGGGCGAGGCGGGCTCCTTCGAGGAAGTGTACGTGGCCCTTGACATCTCCGAGCCTTCCCAGAAGCCCGACGAGAAAGGTATCTTCGGGAAAGGAAAGTTCGCTTCTAATCGCGGCTTTGCTTCCCTCGTCCGAGAACTCTCTCGCGTCTACGCCGCCGTGGATGGTGACGAGGCGGGGAAGTGCCCCGAGCCTGTCCCGGAGGTCCTTTTCGATTGAAGCGTTCGAGGCGACCACCCCCGAAAGGAGCTTACGGTAGACGAACCTGTTGAGTGGGTCGGAGCGGACCGGGCGCATGTCCCCTCGAACCCGGATAACAGGCACGCCAAGTGATTTCGCGGCGTAAGCGATGAACGGCAGTCCTTCCGAGCGGTGGACGATTACCGCGTCGTATTTTTCGCGCTTCAGAAGCTCTTTGAACCGGCCCGAAGCGGGCAAAGCCTTCCAGAAGCCGAGCCCCTTGGCGTTGAAGCCGTCCTCCCCGATGACCCGAAACCCGCGCTCGGCAGCCACCCGCGCCGAAAGGGAGTTTGCCCGCGTGAGGACGTGTATCTCGCATCCCCGCTTGGCCTGCGCTTCGGCGAGGTCGTAGGCGTACTGGACCTCGGCGTTGTACCAATGGATCTGGGTGACGTGAAGAAGCTTCACTTCTCACCTTCGGGCTTCGCTGCCCGTAGCGCCGCCTCGTAGACCGCCTCGGGAGTTATCTCCCTCATGCAGCGAAAGTGCGACCTGGGGCAGTCCCTGGCGCCGTGGAGGGAGCAGGGCCTGCATTCGAGCGAGGTTTCCACGACCTCGTCGCGCTCGCCGAGGGGAAAGAAGCCGAAATTTCTCACCGTCGGCCCGAAGAGGGCCACGACGGGGGTTCCCGAGGCGGTGGCGATATGAAGGGGGGAGGAATCGTTCGTCACGAGGACGCAGCTGAGGCCGAGGAGAGCCGAGGTCCCGAGAACGGCGGTCTTTCCCGCCGCCACCAGCCCCTTCGCGCCGGAAGCCGCGAGTATCCGTTTACCCGGCTCCTCGTCCTCCCCACCTCCGACTATGAGGATAAAGAAACCGCCCTCCGAGGCCTTTTTCGCAAGCGAAGTCCACTTTTCCTCCGGCCAGGCCTTCGTCGGCCACCTGGCTCCGGGGGCGAGCGCCATTATCCTCGAACTGCCGTCCCACCCGAGCATGCAGAGGGTCACAGCCGCCGCGTCGGGCGCGTCCTCGCCGGGGTAGAGGCGAGGGAGTTTTCTCTTTGCAGGGACGCCCAGCGGGGCCAGCGCGGCGATGTACTTGTCCACGACGTGGCTCTCGCGGAGGTTTTTCGCCGTGCCGAGGAGAAGGGCTATCCTCCGTCTGACCGCCCCCTTGCGGTAGACGCTCCACCTCGGCCCGCGCAGGAAGAGGCGAAGGAGGCGGGTGCGGAGGTTTGCGTGGAGATCGACGACGAAATCGTAGTTCTTCCCGGCCAGCAGCTTCGCCGTCCCGGCGGCGGAAATATTCTCGGGCCACGCTATCGTCTCGCCCACGGCGGGGTTTCCGGCGAAGACCTCGGTAAAGCCGGGCTTGGTGAGAATATCCGCCTTCACGCCCGGAAATGCGGCCGCAAGCGCCTCCACCGCCGAGGTGGCGAGAACGGTGTCGCCGAGCGACGAGAGGCGGATAAGGAGAATCTTCCGCTCCGTCACTTCAAAAGCTCCTCGTACACCCTGAGGTTTCCTTCCATCATCGCCCTTGCGCTGAACTTCTCGATAACCCTCTTTCGCCCCGCCTCGCCGAAAGCCGCGCGAAGCTCGGGGCTCTCCAGAAGGCGGATTATACCACCGGCAAGCGCCTTCGGGTCTTTCGCCGGGACCACGAAGCCCTGCTTTTCGTCCTCCACTATCTCGGGGATGCCTCCCGCACCGGTGACGACGACGGGAGTCTTCGAGGCGAGGGCGTCCATGACGATGGTGCCGAGCCCCTCCATGTGGGAGGACATGACGAAGATGTCGAGTCCGTCCATAATGGCGTCCACGTCCTTGCGAAAGCCGGTGAAGACGAGTTTGCCGCCGAGGCCAAGGGATTTTGCCTGCATCTTCAGCTCTTCCTCAAGCTCGCCGGAACCCACGATGACGAAACGGGTATTCGGATGGTTCGCCAGAACCAGAGGAACGGCGTCGATAAGGTATTTGAGCCCCTTGTGATCGGCGAGATGGGAGATGTTGCCCGCCAGAAGCTCGCCGGGAGCGAGCCCCAGTTCGCGCCTGAAACTCTCTCCGGAGCCGGGCCTGGTCTTGTCAGGGTCCACCCCGCTGTGAACAAGGCGAATCTTCTCGGGGCTTACCCCGAAATTCACAAGTATCTCTTTTATGGCCAAGCTTATCGCCACGAAACGGGCGACGCCGGAGCCGTATTTCCAGCGGTTGAAGAGGTGCTTTTTAGGGACGAAGTCCACCCGGCGGGTCACGATAACGTTCCTGAACCCCGCCAGCCGCGCCGCGACAAGGCCGATTCCCTGCGCGTGGGAGCTGTGGAGGTGAAGGTGGGTGAAATTGCCGGTTTTCAGGAGTTTAGCTATGCGCCGGGCTGAGAAGATGTCCCACTCGCCGCGCAGGGGCATCTCTTCCACGGAAAGCCCCTCGCCCTTCGCCCGCCTGTAAAGCTCGCCGGACTCGGAACAGACGAGGTGGGAGGAGACCCCAGCCTTCGTAAGCTCCCTGTGCAGGCTCATCACCTGCCCCTGCCCTCCCCGCCAGCTTTTTCCCGTATCGACGTGAAGAATTCTCATCTTTCTCCCAAAAGCTC is a window encoding:
- a CDS encoding YicC family protein, which encodes MLRSMTGYGTAESVVAGRKLIVEIKTVNHRYFNFTAKLPQNLSILEMNVQTLAKAHLSRGQVSVFASWDRRGSGGALPSINIETAKALFEDLKKVRKELSIGGDIEIAHLLSIPALYTQAEPSADPEELWEGAKPVFEKALLDLDALRRREGDDLLRDLKGKLAVMTELMGKIEGRRSSIVAEQKLRLEKRIGELVPEVIFDATVAERLAVEIALFADRVDVNEELVRLRSHIEKFLEMLSLEGAVGRKIDFLIQEMNREVNTIGSKTPDADSSAIVVEMKSELERIREQVQNIE
- a CDS encoding DUF4416 family protein produces the protein MSVPQPPAPCLLVFGVLLSGGLGEDPVAAKVAESFGEIGEVKEFAPFGHTGYYEREMGEGIRRGFFVMKELVDPGTLADVKLRSNALETELSGGTRRRANLDPGLLNLTQFVLATGKPAGHRIYLGKGIWAEIEYLFQFGEFKFLDWTYPDYREPGIVEFFNTLRAGYKIRQREKR
- the rfaE1 gene encoding D-glycero-beta-D-manno-heptose-7-phosphate kinase, with product MVDIKKRLIKNLPHLLAKMSGSKVVVIGDLILDRFLYGTVDRISPEAPVPVVDVREEKNLLGGAANVVRNIRSLGGNACPVGVVGFDVAADEIELLLKGSGIEPAGLVVDRLRPTAVKTRVIAQHQQVVRFDREEKKPLSPEVSRKVRESALSALSGASAIIVSDYGKGVVHAELMTEVIALAKQKSIPVCVDPKPVNISLYRGASVITPNARETEAMSGIGTATDEEATAAGKALMEKLGTESILVTRGERGMTLVRREGPPTHIPTMARDVFDVTGAGDTAISVFTLAWAAGADIADAAYLANLASGIVVGKLGTAVVTPEELKEALSACV
- a CDS encoding glycosyltransferase family 1 protein, encoding MKLLHVTQIHWYNAEVQYAYDLAEAQAKRGCEIHVLTRANSLSARVAAERGFRVIGEDGFNAKGLGFWKALPASGRFKELLKREKYDAVIVHRSEGLPFIAYAAKSLGVPVIRVRGDMRPVRSDPLNRFVYRKLLSGVVASNASIEKDLRDRLGALPRLVTIHGGVDAREFSDEGSKAAIRSELSFPEDTFLVGLLGRLGDVKGHVHFLEGARLALLEKENLGFVLLVKNLAENDVMKAVRKKISSDPSLERAVRITGRRPDLPAVLRSFDLGVVASTGSEANCRVGLEWMACGVPLLATRIGVLPDLVEEGVNGLLVPPADPPAMAKGILDMVKAPERRSRMGREARRIVAERFTVERLALEHEKLLKDILSAGR
- a CDS encoding glycosyltransferase family 9 protein — translated: MTERKILLIRLSSLGDTVLATSAVEALAAAFPGVKADILTKPGFTEVFAGNPAVGETIAWPENISAAGTAKLLAGKNYDFVVDLHANLRTRLLRLFLRGPRWSVYRKGAVRRRIALLLGTAKNLRESHVVDKYIAALAPLGVPAKRKLPRLYPGEDAPDAAAVTLCMLGWDGSSRIMALAPGARWPTKAWPEEKWTSLAKKASEGGFFILIVGGGEDEEPGKRILAASGAKGLVAAGKTAVLGTSALLGLSCVLVTNDSSPLHIATASGTPVVALFGPTVRNFGFFPLGERDEVVETSLECRPCSLHGARDCPRSHFRCMREITPEAVYEAALRAAKPEGEK
- a CDS encoding glycosyltransferase family 1 protein, with protein sequence MRILHVDTGKSWRGGQGQVMSLHRELTKAGVSSHLVCSESGELYRRAKGEGLSVEEMPLRGEWDIFSARRIAKLLKTGNFTHLHLHSSHAQGIGLVAARLAGFRNVIVTRRVDFVPKKHLFNRWKYGSGVARFVAISLAIKEILVNFGVSPEKIRLVHSGVDPDKTRPGSGESFRRELGLAPGELLAGNISHLADHKGLKYLIDAVPLVLANHPNTRFVIVGSGELEEELKMQAKSLGLGGKLVFTGFRKDVDAIMDGLDIFVMSSHMEGLGTIVMDALASKTPVVVTGAGGIPEIVEDEKQGFVVPAKDPKALAGGIIRLLESPELRAAFGEAGRKRVIEKFSARAMMEGNLRVYEELLK